The region GATATCTTTAAAATCACTATCAATTAATCCCTTTAAAATAACTTCCTTTTTGATCTCCAAAGGAGCAGACTTGTAAGCCTCTTTCTCACGTTCTTCGTAAATCCTCAAAGCTTCATCAGAAGGATAAGGGGAAGCGTACATAAAAGATTCTGATTTCTTCCAACTCCTAATGGGATGAATGATTCCAAGCGTGGAAAACTTTTCGGAAATATTCCCTACCCAAATCATTTCATCGTTGCTTTTCATAAAACTAATCTGAGTACTTGGATAAAGCCCAGAATAACTGTATCTACCAAGTGCCAAATCAGCGAGTTTGTTATTTTCCTCAACAGCTTTTATATGATATTCAAAAGCTTTTTTAATATCTTTTTTTTCGTATATCTTAGCAAGCCTATAATAATAAAAAGGAAATTCGTCGATATTTTCTACTTTTTTCAACAACGTTTCAGCCTTTTGTGCATCCTTTTGAATAAAAGATACCCCCGAAACGTACAAAGCCAATGGAGCTTCAGAAATAAGATAAAGTTTTTCAGCGTTCTCTTGCCCAACGTACCCCATTATATCGAAAATGAACTCTTTCCCTGAAGCAAAATGGGTATACATCTCTTCGTAAACCCCATCCATCTCGGGGTCTAATTTCGTGCTCAAATCCTCAATTATAGGTTTAATAAACTGTGAAAGCTCAGGAAGTATTTCTAAAGACTTTTTATACTGACTCAGAGCCTCTTTGAACCTTTTCAAACTCAGATAACAATCTCCTAATAAGGCGTATAAAACTCCTTGAATCTTTTCATCTTCGATCTTTCTTAAACTAGAAAGGGTCTTCAACGTATCAACAGTATCTTTTGTGTTTTGCAAAACAGAATAAAAAAGCAAAAGTCCAGGTATACCGTTTTTTTCTACAAAATTAAGATAATCACTTTTTGTTATAAAATCTAAAAGTTTGTCTTCTGATGTTTTCATTTTCTTTATTATGTATTTTGAAAGTTCATTTCTACAAGATAATTTATCTAACAAAACCTCATCGACTTCAACTTCTAATTCAGCAATTTTTTCAACGACGCTGTCATAATAAACAACAATTCCTGATTTTTCTACACCTTCAACCATAACTCTTAATCCAGGTAATAACTTTTCAAACTCATCTTTAGCTTCAACACTTTCTTTTATATCGTTCATCAAAACATACAAATTCTTTTTATCAATATTAATGTTCTCATCTTCACTAAATGCAATTGAAATATGATTGTTGAAACCTTCAAAATCCTTTCTTTTCAACATTGCACGTGCCATCAAAATATGCGCCAAAGGCACTTGCTTGAAAGACATAATAGTCCAATCAAAATTCTCAACATTTTTCATAGCTTCATCTAAGACATTAAAAAACTTTTCCCCCCACTTGCTTAGCTCATCCCAATCTTTTGATCTTTCGTACAAAGCCATCATACCAAAATAAGGGTCAGGATACTGAGGAGTAGCATCTATACACTTTTGCAGCAAATCCCTTCCAAGGTCTTTCAAACCCGCAAACATACAGTCCAATCCAAACATGTACAAAAATTCAAGCCCTATGGCAGGAACTTTTCCCACCCTTTTTATCTCTGCCAACGTCTCCCAAGCAACTTGGTTCTTTTTATGCGTATACCCCCCGATAGACTCTGTTTTGTACAACTGAACTAAATAGTATAACCTCTCGATTGGGTGTTTTGCGTCTTTTAGTTGCTCTCTTATTAAATTACCTGTTCTTTCATACTTCTTTCTCTTCAAAGCCCTTGTCCAGATGTAACCGTAATGAAGAATTGGAAAATTACCTCGAACGACCTTTGGTTTATATTTAGCTTGATTATGTACAACGTTTTTGTATTCAATGGTACCTTTTCTAAAAATTCTTGAAGTTGAAGCAACTTCAGTTCTTGTGTAGTTAATATCCATATAACTGATTGTTGGTATATAGACGGTATTAACATCTTTTGGCTGCTTCATAAGAAAATCTCTTATATTTTTTTTAAACGATTCTGAAGCCTCCTCGTCCGCATCGTATATCAAAACCCACTCACAGGTTGGAAACTTCAAAGAATAATTTCGAGCCTCAGAAAAATCATTCTGCCATTCATGGAAGTACAACTTATCGGTATACTCTTTAACTATCTCCGGTGTTCTATCTGTTGAACCTGTATCAACAACGATTATCTCATCAGCCACATCTTTAATAGCCTCTAAGGCACGTCTAATATTAGTCTCTTCGTCCTTGACGATCATAGCAACGGACAACAATTTTTCTTTATCAGCACTCATAAACTTTCCTCCCATCAAAAAGCTACATCTATTATATCATTCTTGTTCAATATATTTAATTCCTTAAGGGGCTTTCTCCAATCATAGAAAAACTACCTTAAGGGGTGGTGGGCGGGAATAGATAAAAGAAGCTCTAACCAAAGAAATAACTCCTTAAAGGGCGGCGGGTGGGAATAGATAATAAATAGATAATAATTAGATAATAAATAGAAAAAAGAGGGCCGAAGGCCCTCTCTCAAATTCCCCTTTATCTCAACAACTGCAACACATTTTGTGGAATTGTATTCGCTTGTGCCAACATCGCATTCGATGCCTGCAAGAGTATCTGTTGCTTTGTAAAATCCATCATCTCTTTTGCCATATCTGCGTCTCTGATTCTGCTTTCTGCTGCGGTTAAGTTCTCAGAAGCTACACCCAAGTTGGATATAGTATGTTCCAATCTGTTTTGAACGGCACCAAGTGAAGCTCTCGCTGTACTTACCTTGTGAATTGCGGCGTCCACAACCATTATCGATCTTTCAGCACTGTCTTGGTCGGTTGCTTTAAGTGAATCCTCCGTGAGTCCAAGAGCCTTGGAACTCATATCGTCTATTCCAAGTACGATGTTGTGACCTTCATTCGCCCCTATTTGCAAAACTAATTGATTAGCAGCTGTATTAGCTGCTTCAACTCTAACTACTGCACTATCTACAATTTCATTTTTGGGCAAAGACCCTCCAAAATCTGAGATAGCAAAAGTTGATGATTCCCATTTAAATGAAATTCCACCAATAGTAGCTGCTCCAGCTCCCAAAGTGACAATGGTGCTAGTTTGTCCACCAGCTGTTATCTGAGTTATTTTAACATCCAAAGCAGTGGTTTCAGTACCACTTAATTGTCCAACTTCTACAACGTAAGTACCTTCCACTGCTGTACTGCCGGATATCAATCCAGCTTCAACATTTATATTCCCCCCCGTAACAACTTTAATATCTTCACTACCTCTGAATGATTCAATCTTTCCATCAAGCAATTTCATTGTGTTAAACTCTGTGGTTCTTGAAATCCTATCGATTTCGTCTCTTAGTTGGTCTAATTCTAACTGAATTTGATTTCTATCAACATTTGTGTTAGTGTCTGATGCAGCTTGAACTGATAATTCTCTCATTCTTTGAAGTATAGAGTGTGTTTCTGTCAATGCCCCTTCTGCTGTTTGTATCAAAGATATAGAGTCTTGTGCATTCTTTACAGCGGTATCCAAACCTTTTATTTGACCTCTCATCTTTTCGGATATTG is a window of Petrotoga olearia DSM 13574 DNA encoding:
- a CDS encoding tetratricopeptide repeat-containing glycosyltransferase family 2 protein; the protein is MSADKEKLLSVAMIVKDEETNIRRALEAIKDVADEIIVVDTGSTDRTPEIVKEYTDKLYFHEWQNDFSEARNYSLKFPTCEWVLIYDADEEASESFKKNIRDFLMKQPKDVNTVYIPTISYMDINYTRTEVASTSRIFRKGTIEYKNVVHNQAKYKPKVVRGNFPILHYGYIWTRALKRKKYERTGNLIREQLKDAKHPIERLYYLVQLYKTESIGGYTHKKNQVAWETLAEIKRVGKVPAIGLEFLYMFGLDCMFAGLKDLGRDLLQKCIDATPQYPDPYFGMMALYERSKDWDELSKWGEKFFNVLDEAMKNVENFDWTIMSFKQVPLAHILMARAMLKRKDFEGFNNHISIAFSEDENINIDKKNLYVLMNDIKESVEAKDEFEKLLPGLRVMVEGVEKSGIVVYYDSVVEKIAELEVEVDEVLLDKLSCRNELSKYIIKKMKTSEDKLLDFITKSDYLNFVEKNGIPGLLLFYSVLQNTKDTVDTLKTLSSLRKIEDEKIQGVLYALLGDCYLSLKRFKEALSQYKKSLEILPELSQFIKPIIEDLSTKLDPEMDGVYEEMYTHFASGKEFIFDIMGYVGQENAEKLYLISEAPLALYVSGVSFIQKDAQKAETLLKKVENIDEFPFYYYRLAKIYEKKDIKKAFEYHIKAVEENNKLADLALGRYSYSGLYPSTQISFMKSNDEMIWVGNISEKFSTLGIIHPIRSWKKSESFMYASPYPSDEALRIYEEREKEAYKSAPLEIKKEVILKGLIDSDFKDIKLLGVDKEKYESVFEDLGVSVKDTSNNLLIVGEFEKNYDLSDILKKAKKVLAFAYVPDLKDRENVVWFIPKFRVLRTTSQLISLFEKEGFKVSKVEAIDGNLRCIQAYKE
- a CDS encoding flagellin — its product is MRINHNISALNAWRSMDQVNQSMGKTLEKLSSGLRINRAGDDAAGLAISEKMRGQIKGLDTAVKNAQDSISLIQTAEGALTETHSILQRMRELSVQAASDTNTNVDRNQIQLELDQLRDEIDRISRTTEFNTMKLLDGKIESFRGSEDIKVVTGGNINVEAGLISGSTAVEGTYVVEVGQLSGTETTALDVKITQITAGGQTSTIVTLGAGAATIGGISFKWESSTFAISDFGGSLPKNEIVDSAVVRVEAANTAANQLVLQIGANEGHNIVLGIDDMSSKALGLTEDSLKATDQDSAERSIMVVDAAIHKVSTARASLGAVQNRLEHTISNLGVASENLTAAESRIRDADMAKEMMDFTKQQILLQASNAMLAQANTIPQNVLQLLR